The nucleotide sequence ACAAGGAAGTTGATGTCGTTGTTGTAGGTTACGGCTTTGCTGGTGGGGTGTCTGCAATTACTGCACACGATAGCGGAGCTAAGGTTCTGATACTGGAGAAGATGCCTCATCCCGGAGGAATATCAATCCTTTCGGGTGGTGGAGTGGCAGTTGCTCGGAATGCTGAATCGTCTTTCAGATATCTAAAGAGGACATGCAACAATACTACTCCGGATGAAGTTCTCTGGCCGTTGGCCGAAGGAATGGTCGAAATCAGTGATTGGATTAAAGAGCTTGCCAAGGTGAGTGGGACCGAACCGATCGGCGGGTTACGCACTCATGGTACGTATCCATTTCCGGGAAGGGAATCTATAGGCTCAATTAAACTCAAGGATTTTGATGCCTACTCTTCTTTACCATGGGCGAAGGGTATGAGAGGAGGCGCGCGACTTTTCAAGATTGTCATGGACAATGTCGAACTGCGAAAAATAGATGTCATGTTGTCGACGCCAGCGAACCGACTCATTACGAATGCAGACAGCGAAATTATAGGGCTCACATCAGAACGCGAGGGGAATGAAATCGCTATAAAAGCAAATAAAGCGGTAATCCTTGCGTGCGGCGGTTTCGAAAATAACGAGGAAATGAAGCTGCAATACTTCGAGGCTCAACCGGTTTATCCCGTCTACTTAGGCAATACGGGGGACGGAATCTTAATGGCACAAAAGGTGGGGGCTGCGTTATGGCACATGTGGCATTTTCACGGCAGCTATGGTTTTAAGTATCCAGAATTTCCATTCGCTATACGGCACGAATGGGGGGGCCCTAGGCAGGACGATCGAAAGATGATCTGGATTGCCGTGGATCGTTACGGAAAACGCTTCATGAATGAATATCCCCCTGCGGCTCACGATACCGGGCATCGAGCATTAGGATATTATGATGCCGATATTCAGGATTTTCCTCGAATTCCTTGCTTCCTCATTTTTGACGACGAGGCAAGAAAACTAGGGCCTTTAGCGAGGGTAATCGTTAATGACGAAAGGTTTCATTATTCGTGGAGCGAAGATAACCTTGCGGAGGTTGAAAAGGGTTGGATTCTGAAAGGGGATAACCTTGAGGAAATTGCCAGTAACATCAAAGTAAATGCTCAGGTTCTAAAATCCACGGTGGAGCACTGGAATAGCCAATGCGCGCGCGGCGAAGATGAGGACTTAGGCCGCCCGCCTAAAACTATGATGCCCATCCTGAAAGCGCCTTTTTATGCCATGGAGGCTTGGCCCATAGTGTCCAATACACAAGGTGGAGCCGTTCACGATCGAAATCAAAGGGTTCTTGATTCAATGGGCAAGCCGATCCCTCATCTGTACGTAGCGGGAGAAATCAGCTCGGTTTTCGGGCACTTATATTTGGAAGCAGGAAATATCACAGAGTGCTTTGTTGGAGGTAGGATCGCAGGCAGGAACGCTGCCGCTGAACCAGAACTTGGTTAATTGAGCGAAGTGATAGTGATAGGAATTTCGTCTTTTAGGCTTCGTCGCTTCGCTCCGCTGAGTTGGGTGGTCCCCTTCTTTGAAATCGGGTGGGTCCCTTCAGGCGACAGGGTCAGACTTTTACAGAATTGTGGTCAGACATAACAATGATTACAATCTTGGCAAGGGTTCTCGGTTTTTGCTAATTATCCAATCAGATAAGTTTTCTGCTCGTTACATACGCTCACGCGCTAGCGCCTCTTTCCGTCACCGAAAAGTTCTCCGACCAATTTTCGCACCGGCTCGATGTCTTCGTATTTCGCCACACTCGTCAGCATGTACTTGCCGCCCTCTTTGGGTACCTGTAACTCCAGGAATTCGAGCATGTGAAGCAACACGACGGTGTCAGACTTGCCTAACTCTACTAACTCGTCAGACCTTTCTGCAACGCACGGCTCACATTCGACGGGTGGCATCCGAGGAAACTTGCCAACTCGGAGGCGAGATAACCTTCCTCCAACACCGCTTGGCAAATGAACCGGTCCCGCGCTTCCACCATTTTCGCAGTTCGCCCTTTGCGTTTGAGGCTCTGCGGATCGAGCCGCGCCCCGCTCGCTATTTTCTGGAGTAGATTCCCCAACGACACGCGGCGCGACACCGGCGGCGCCGTTTTCTCCTTGACCATCTTTCTAACGAACCGCTCCGATCCTAAAAAAGGCGCGTGATCGCCGGGATGCCATTCCGCCCGATACCTTTCCTTGACTCCCTCCCGTATAAACCCTTCGTATCGACCCGCCGTGCGAAGCTCTTCCATCACCGGCCCAGGATCGATCAGTCCTCGCTTATCTTTTCCTAAGTATTCCCCGTGACCGCTCCACCGCCACTCCCCGGGCCGTTTGACCATTTTCGCTCGCACCGGATTGAGATGAATGTAGCGCACCAACTCCAACAAGTAGCTATCGCGGTCGCACACGATCGCTTTGTAGCGCCCTTGAAACAGATGCCCCCGGTGGCGGTGCGTTCGGTTAAACCGCCGCGAGTATCCGGTAAGCAGCGATTGCAGCACACGCGCCGTCGAAGCTTGCTGCACTTCCAAGAGCAGATGGAAATGATTGGACATCAAAACGTAGGCGTAGAGGTAAAACGGATAACGCTTTCGCGTCACCGCCAAACCGTCGAGAAACGCTTCGTAGTCGCGGTCGTTAAGAAACACCTTGCGCCCGTCGTTGCCGCGGGCCATCACATGATAGAGCAATCCTTCCGCATGGACTCGGGGATGTCGAGGCATGAAGCGCAAATATCAAAGTTAGTAGACTTAGGCAAGTCTGACACGAAATCCGAAATACGATTTCTCCGTAGGATCGCTTCAACTTGGGAATGTCGAGATCCTTTTGGCTCCTGGGGCACGGTCCAGCAAGCCGTCCGTATGTTGCGGTTACCGTAAACAGGTCTCGCGTGCGTGCTGTGTTTATGGCACCAGCACGCTCTTCAGCTTCGCCACCATCTGCGCGTCGAGTTTGAACAGCCCGGAGACGATACCGTCGATTACTTCGCCGCCCACCGGCGTGACGGCTAGGTTGGCTTTGTTCATCTCGGCGAGAAAGTCGGGATCTTTTAGTGTGTCGAGAAAGCTTTTGCGCAGCGTCCGGACGATTTCTTTGTGGGTTGCCGGCGGCAAGAAGTAGAGGTACTGCAAGATCGCCACGTCTTGCACCGCGTACTTTAGTATTTGTTTGGCTTCGTCGGTTTTCACGAAGTCGATGGCCAAGGGCACGTTGGGAAGTTCCGGGTGCCGTTTCGGCGCTACCTGAAGCACGACCGAGACGTCGCCCGAATCGATCGATTTCCGCCATAAAAGTTTTATCCCTTCCCAGGCGGCGCAAAAGCCGGCGAGCTCGCCGCCATCGGCGGCCAAGCGAACGTCGGCAGCGCCTTTGTAACCGTCGATGACTCGGACGGGTAAGTTTGGCAGCGCGGCTTTCACAGTCCGCGCGATGTCGGAAGGGCCGGTTCCCGGCCCGATACCGCCCAGCTTCACCGGCTCCTTGGCGGCGAACCAGCGCTCCATGTTGGTGACGCCACTCGCCTTGGTCAACGCGCACACTGGATGGAACTCGGTGGGCACGCCGATGTATTCGAATTTTCGGCTATCAAATTCTATCCCTCTGGCGCCCAAAATTTGCTGTTGAATGAAACTCCCTTGGTTGTTGCCGATGGTCAGTCCGTCGGGCTTGGCGCGTTGGAACATGAAGTTGGCCTGGATGAAGCCACCGGCGCCGGTCATGTTTTCAACGATGATCGAGGGATTTCCCGGCACATGTTTGCCGAAGTGGCGGGCGATAACTCGGGTGTAGGCATCGAACGTGCCGCCCGGACTGAAGGCGACGATGAAGCGGATCGACTTGCCTTTGTAAAAATCTTGTGCGGACGAGTATGCGGGGAACGACAGGCCGAGCATGCTGACGGCGGTAAACCACAGGGTAAAACCTGTACGTGCCATATTCATCAATGCCTCCTCCTCAAGCCTCTGGCAATTTCACCCGCTGATGTAGCGCACCAGCTGTTCGATGATGAACTGCTGGTCGGAGATGATCGATTTGACCAGATCGCCGATGGAGATGATGCCGATAACTTTTTCTTCTTCGATGACCGGAAGATGGCGGGTGCGTTTTTCGGTCATCAACGCCATGCATTCTTCGATCGGTTGGTCTAGGTGAGTGTAGACCACGTGGCTGGACATGATTTCCTTGACTAACGTGGTGGGGGAGGCGCGGCCATGGAGAAAAACTTTGCGGGCATAGTCGCGTTCGGTAATAATGCCGACAAATCTCGCGCCGTCCATGACCATAAAGGGCGCCAACTTCTTTTTCGGCCATGCGCTGCAACGCTTCCAATACCGTCGCTTCAGCGTCGACGCACCAGACGTCAGTTCCTTTAACCTTTAGAATGTCCCGCACTGCCTTCATGGGAGGCCTCCTTTCAGTGCAAACATGGATCGCTGGAACTTATACAACTAAACAGTTCAAGAATGAAACAGGAAACCGTCGACCGAAAGGCGGCGACGAAAACTCCAGAAACGAAGTCGAAATCCGCATGACGCTACTTTTGCTCGTCTTCGTAGAGCGTTCTCCACGAGGCATTGGCCGCAAACGAGCCGACTCGCAGCAGAGTCCCGTAGGTCGGGTTAGCGTAGCGTAACCCGACGCCCGCCTGACATGGTCGAACTCCAACGGTCCGCGTGGCGAATTTGCCGAAAAAAAATTCTGACTTCACGGAGCGGCTGAAAGCGCTCCGTCGTCATCATCGTGAATAATATTCTGCTACACGGAACAATGTACTGAGAGGTGGCTGCGTGGTTTTTGGAGCCGTTGGGTTACGCTCCGCTAACTCGACCTACAAACTTAACCACGAAAAACACGAACCACACGAAAAGGGTTTCCGTACTTTCGTGCCTTTCGTGTATTTCGTGGTTGCATCTTTCTTTCCGTGGCGCGGCCGGATGGACAAGCGCCCCTAATCGGCGATAATATGCTCTTCAATTGGAAAGTTATGGGGCAGGAAGAATACCAAGAACTCTCCTCGTTCCTGAGGCGCTTCATTCGACGCTTCAAGTTTGTGCAAGGCGTCGAGGGACTCTGCTTGACGGCGATCTGCGCTGTGCTGCTGTTCGGCGCCGGCCCGGCGATTTTCTACCTCAAGAGTTACGTCCCCTACGCCCCGCTCGCCTACAGCATCGTCACCGGGTTGGTGCTGGTCGCAGCGATCGGTTGGACGATCTCTCGTTTTCTCGGCCGGCTCTCGCAAGAGCGCGCCGCGCTTTACATCGAGCAAAAGCAGCCCAAGCTGCGTAACAACCTGATCAACTCGCTGCAGCTCTATCCGCAGATCGTCGAAGCCAAAAGCACGCCGGGATTTTCCACCACCATGGTGATGGCACTGCTGCGTTCGACCAGAAAACAGATCGCCGCGCTGAAAGTCGACGACCTGCTCGACACTCGGCGCATGCAATCGAGTCTGCGGCTGTTGGGATTTTTAATCGCGCCGGTGGCCGCCATGGTGTTGTTCAATCCGGCGTGGGTCGGCGGGACGATAAGCATGCTCACCCATCCCCTCGATCATCTGCCGCCGACCGTAACGACGCTTGAAGTGGAGCCGAAAGGCCTACGCGTCGTGCGCGGCACGCCGGTGACGATTCAAGCGGTCACAGGGGGAGCAATCCCGACTGCTCTGGAACTTATGACTTGGCAAGGCGCGAATGATCGCGGCGAGCTCATCGGCATGGAAAAAAGTGCCATGGAAAATCTCGGC is from Deltaproteobacteria bacterium and encodes:
- a CDS encoding transposase, translating into MPRHPRVHAEGLLYHVMARGNDGRKVFLNDRDYEAFLDGLAVTRKRYPFYLYAYVLMSNHFHLLLEVQQASTARVLQSLLTGYSRRFNRTHRHRGHLFQGRYKAIVCDRDSYLLELVRYIHLNPVRAKMVKRPGEWRWSGHGEYLGKDKRGLIDPGPVMEELRTAGRYEGFIREGVKERYRAEWHPGDHAPFLGSERFVRKMVKEKTAPPVSRRVSLGNLLQKIASGARLDPQSLKRKGRTAKMVEARDRFICQAVLEEGYLASELASFLGCHPSNVSRALQKGLTS
- a CDS encoding FAD-binding protein, which gives rise to MARVSYNWDKEVDVVVVGYGFAGGVSAITAHDSGAKVLILEKMPHPGGISILSGGGVAVARNAESSFRYLKRTCNNTTPDEVLWPLAEGMVEISDWIKELAKVSGTEPIGGLRTHGTYPFPGRESIGSIKLKDFDAYSSLPWAKGMRGGARLFKIVMDNVELRKIDVMLSTPANRLITNADSEIIGLTSEREGNEIAIKANKAVILACGGFENNEEMKLQYFEAQPVYPVYLGNTGDGILMAQKVGAALWHMWHFHGSYGFKYPEFPFAIRHEWGGPRQDDRKMIWIAVDRYGKRFMNEYPPAAHDTGHRALGYYDADIQDFPRIPCFLIFDDEARKLGPLARVIVNDERFHYSWSEDNLAEVEKGWILKGDNLEEIASNIKVNAQVLKSTVEHWNSQCARGEDEDLGRPPKTMMPILKAPFYAMEAWPIVSNTQGGAVHDRNQRVLDSMGKPIPHLYVAGEISSVFGHLYLEAGNITECFVGGRIAGRNAAAEPELG